A genomic segment from Fodinicola acaciae encodes:
- a CDS encoding small ribosomal subunit Rsm22 family protein, protein MDLADALEELAGELPARRLADEVERWQRIYRDPAADLAAAPRLTPEQAIAYAVYRMPATYAATTAALTEVAAAMPDFAPVSMLDIGAGAGAASWSATDVFPSMKDITAIERDPAMRAVGQRLAERTYVTADLATKRDFPSADLAVASYSLNELSTVDTVIAELARKVQTIVIVEPGTPRGFAGIRAIRRQLVDLGMRVAAPCPHDGECPIVDPDWCHFSVRLQRSAVHRRAKRADLGYEDEKFSYVAATRLPVERASARVLRHPQIRSGHVMLRLCRDGIEDVTVSKRQGDAYKRARRILWGDAF, encoded by the coding sequence GTGGATCTGGCTGACGCGCTCGAGGAGCTGGCAGGTGAGCTGCCCGCGCGGCGACTGGCCGACGAGGTCGAGCGCTGGCAGCGGATCTATCGCGATCCGGCGGCGGACCTTGCGGCGGCACCGCGGCTGACGCCGGAGCAGGCGATCGCGTACGCGGTCTATCGGATGCCGGCGACGTACGCGGCGACCACGGCGGCGCTGACCGAGGTCGCTGCCGCGATGCCGGATTTCGCGCCGGTCAGCATGCTCGACATCGGCGCCGGCGCCGGCGCGGCGAGCTGGTCCGCGACCGATGTTTTCCCATCGATGAAAGACATCACCGCGATCGAGCGCGACCCGGCGATGCGAGCGGTCGGCCAGCGGCTGGCGGAGCGGACGTACGTCACCGCCGATCTCGCGACCAAGCGGGACTTTCCGAGCGCCGACCTGGCGGTCGCCAGCTACAGCCTCAACGAACTGTCCACTGTGGACACTGTGATCGCCGAGCTGGCACGGAAAGTCCAGACCATCGTCATCGTCGAGCCTGGCACGCCACGCGGTTTCGCCGGCATCAGAGCGATCCGTCGACAGCTCGTCGACCTTGGCATGCGCGTCGCGGCTCCGTGTCCGCATGACGGCGAGTGTCCGATCGTCGACCCGGACTGGTGCCACTTTTCCGTACGCCTGCAGCGATCGGCCGTCCATCGGCGGGCGAAGCGAGCCGATCTCGGTTACGAGGACGAAAAGTTCAGCTATGTCGCGGCCACCCGGCTGCCGGTCGAGCGCGCGTCGGCCCGCGTACTTCGCCATCCGCAGATCCGCTCGGGTCACGTGATGTTGCGGCTCTGCCGGGACGGCATCGAGGACGTGACCGTCTCGAAACGCCAAGGCGACGCCTACAAACGCGCGCGGCGCATCTTGTGGGGAGACGCGTTTTAG
- a CDS encoding dipeptide/oligopeptide/nickel ABC transporter permease/ATP-binding protein → MKKFLPRSRKITVGAAIMLFFVLLAVIGPLVVGIDPTATGADSMQPPSAEHWLGTTQAGEDVFAQLVYGSRVSLAVGLLASVVATVVSAVVGLVGGYLRGVVDEALSLVTSIFLVIPALPLLIVIAGYLPAKGIESVAIIISVTAWASGARSIRAQTLSIRNRDYITAARASGETLPRIIFFEVLPNEIPLLASSFLFTIVVGILAEAGLSFLGLGSLTTISWGSMLYYAQQAQALLAGAWWWFLPPGLCIALIGTALALVNFGIDEYANPRLRTVRASKTAPIDPPDSEPAPGPGFDAPPVLDIRNLSVDYLTADGPVHAVKNVSLTLHRGELLGLAGESGSGKSTLTGAVARLLGRSARVTAGSAVFAGGSDILTMGPAELSRFRWNELSIVLQSSMNALNPVLSVGAQFDDVIARHRPEMPKPKRRALAGQLLEDVGIDAGRLRSYPHELSGGMKQRVGIAMALALDPAIVILDEPTTALDVLVQRQILDLLLDLRKRHDFSVVFTTHDLSLLLEICDTIAIMRRGELVEYATADDVLHRPKHEYTRKLLDSLRALGVAV, encoded by the coding sequence GTGAAGAAATTCCTTCCGCGATCGCGAAAAATCACTGTCGGCGCCGCGATCATGCTGTTTTTCGTCCTGCTGGCGGTCATCGGACCGTTGGTCGTCGGCATCGACCCGACCGCGACCGGCGCCGACTCGATGCAGCCTCCTTCGGCTGAGCACTGGCTGGGCACGACCCAGGCCGGGGAGGACGTGTTCGCTCAGCTTGTCTACGGCAGCCGCGTATCGCTGGCCGTCGGCCTGCTCGCGTCGGTCGTCGCGACCGTCGTGTCGGCGGTCGTCGGCCTGGTCGGCGGCTATCTGCGCGGAGTCGTCGACGAAGCACTTTCGTTGGTCACCAGCATTTTCCTGGTGATCCCGGCACTTCCGCTGCTGATCGTCATCGCCGGCTATCTGCCGGCGAAGGGCATCGAGTCGGTGGCGATCATCATCAGCGTCACGGCCTGGGCCTCCGGCGCCCGGTCGATCCGTGCACAGACACTGTCGATCCGCAACCGCGACTACATCACCGCCGCACGCGCCAGCGGTGAGACGCTGCCGCGGATCATCTTCTTCGAGGTGCTGCCAAACGAGATTCCGTTGCTGGCCAGCAGCTTTCTCTTCACCATCGTGGTCGGCATCCTCGCCGAGGCCGGACTTTCCTTTCTGGGGCTCGGCAGCCTGACCACGATCAGCTGGGGCTCGATGCTCTACTACGCGCAGCAGGCGCAGGCTCTGCTGGCCGGCGCGTGGTGGTGGTTCCTGCCGCCGGGCCTGTGCATCGCCTTGATCGGCACGGCTTTGGCGCTGGTCAACTTCGGCATCGACGAATACGCCAACCCGCGGCTGCGGACCGTACGCGCCAGCAAAACGGCACCGATCGACCCGCCGGACTCCGAGCCGGCGCCTGGTCCTGGCTTCGACGCGCCGCCGGTGCTGGATATCCGTAACCTGTCGGTGGACTACCTGACCGCCGACGGACCCGTACACGCCGTGAAAAACGTGAGCCTGACGCTGCACCGCGGCGAACTTCTCGGCCTGGCCGGCGAAAGCGGCAGCGGAAAGTCGACGCTGACCGGCGCGGTCGCCAGGCTGCTCGGCCGGTCGGCGCGCGTCACCGCCGGATCCGCGGTTTTCGCCGGTGGCTCGGACATTCTCACGATGGGTCCGGCGGAGTTGTCGCGTTTTCGCTGGAACGAGCTGTCGATCGTGTTGCAAAGCTCGATGAACGCACTCAATCCGGTGCTCAGCGTCGGCGCGCAGTTTGACGACGTGATCGCTCGCCATCGGCCGGAGATGCCAAAACCGAAGCGGCGCGCTCTGGCGGGGCAGCTGTTGGAAGACGTCGGGATCGACGCCGGCCGGCTGCGTAGTTATCCGCACGAGCTGTCCGGCGGCATGAAACAACGTGTCGGCATCGCGATGGCGTTGGCACTGGATCCAGCGATCGTCATCCTCGACGAGCCGACCACGGCGCTCGACGTGCTCGTACAGCGGCAGATCCTGGATTTGTTGCTGGACCTGCGAAAACGGCACGACTTCTCGGTCGTCTTCACGACCCACGACCTGTCGCTGCTGTTGGAGATCTGCGACACGATCGCCATCATGCGGCGAGGCGAACTGGTCGAGTACGCGACCGCCGACGACGTGCTGCACCGGCCGAAACACGAATACACCAGGAAACTGCTGGACTCCCTGCGCGCGCTCGGAGTCGCCGTATGA
- a CDS encoding AurF N-oxygenase family protein, with amino-acid sequence MTAAIREKTAERLLNSSAKNSYDPDVDIDWEAPLVEGMFYLPEHRVSLYGTRLWEQMTHEQRVELSKQEVASIATAGIWFEMILMQMLLRDTYSSDPTTRHPQWALTEIADECRHSVMFGRLVERIGVPAYRAPRLTHELGRFIKTFGFGPSNYAAILIAEEILDRYQREGMRDENVQPLVRMVSRIHVLEEARHVTFAREEIVRQMAAASPIARAWHQFITGAAAKVIAGTLVRPQCYAAVGLNPREAAREARRNPHFRETLRWSGERLVDFLDEVGLTKGPGRPWWRRSGLIG; translated from the coding sequence ATGACCGCCGCGATTCGAGAGAAGACTGCGGAACGGCTGCTCAACTCGTCGGCCAAGAACTCCTACGACCCGGACGTCGACATCGACTGGGAAGCGCCGCTGGTCGAGGGCATGTTCTACCTGCCGGAGCACCGCGTCTCGCTCTACGGCACCAGGCTGTGGGAGCAGATGACCCACGAGCAGCGCGTCGAGCTGTCCAAGCAGGAGGTCGCCAGCATCGCGACCGCCGGCATCTGGTTCGAGATGATCCTGATGCAGATGCTGCTGCGCGACACGTACAGCTCCGACCCCACCACCCGGCATCCGCAGTGGGCCCTGACCGAGATCGCCGACGAGTGCCGGCACTCGGTGATGTTCGGCCGGCTGGTCGAGCGGATCGGCGTACCGGCCTATCGCGCGCCGCGGCTGACCCACGAGCTCGGCCGGTTCATCAAGACTTTTGGCTTCGGACCGAGCAATTACGCGGCGATCCTGATCGCCGAGGAGATCCTCGACCGCTATCAGCGTGAGGGGATGAGGGACGAGAACGTCCAGCCGCTGGTGCGGATGGTGAGCCGGATCCACGTGCTGGAGGAGGCTCGGCACGTCACCTTCGCACGTGAGGAGATCGTCCGGCAGATGGCCGCGGCGTCGCCGATCGCACGAGCCTGGCACCAGTTCATCACCGGTGCGGCGGCGAAGGTCATCGCCGGCACGCTCGTACGACCGCAGTGTTATGCGGCTGTCGGCCTGAATCCGCGCGAGGCCGCGCGCGAGGCTCGGCGCAATCCGCATTTCCGCGAGACACTGCGCTGGTCGGGTGAGCGGCTGGTGGACTTTCTCGACGAGGTCGGTCTGACGAAAGGGCCGGGACGGCCGTGGTGGCGGCGTTCCGGACTGATCGGCTAG
- a CDS encoding adenylate/guanylate cyclase domain-containing protein, producing the protein MTGVRCPVCGTVAVPGAHFCHACGAALPAATVGIPTERRVVTVLFGDLSEFTAWSEQLDPERVGAVTDRVMAACAQAVTAFGGNVDKLVGDGIMAVFGAPVAHEDDPERAVRAALAMQRAVRRMVEDEVGGGRRLGLRVGLNTGEVAAGVQAALSYTVIGDTVNTAARLADAAGVGGVYAGVATQRATRDRAAWRRLPPLRLKGKREPVEAYELLSLRDAPGARPGLGDEAPFIGREAEMGRLAGRYLEVSDRESSHLLVVTGDAGIGKTRLGTEFGRYAENTLHGCTLRVRCAAYGDGRLGPLVRLVRQACGVEPDDSRAEVADRVRRTVERLRTHTDGADLQAALEPLLELVGSAETPPRSGVVPGGRPPGTEARDIVPAAVANLLRAMSEETCPVVLIIDDAHNAPPETATALADVITRLQGCSVLTLLLGRAELARGSELLSRFPDAEVTTLAPLSGAASARLLRAYLGGGQLPAADQERLLAMAQGNPFYLAELVALLVEQGALTGGSAGWQLKPGSLSGRLLSVDLAAVLTARIDSLPAGARAVLRDAAVVGERIPVRALAVLRSEQAVGVPLQLERLPKDIAELVARRMLRPSNRGGYTFVTAFMRQAAYAGVGKTDLAARHAHLARWAETLAPDDPELAGIERDTFVARHAEEALSLADAMRLAPGADPRAVASIGVAALGRLAAAAFADSQPAQAAGFLDRAAALAKDELPVELTLARARAWVRTGRYAEALALAERLHQDVSASDKVTSAGSLLIIGEAERALGHFEEAAAAWRTVAQQAELPEYETEALRRLGMLDYLTGRLADADERFLQSYQLSLAQHDRPGQGWALQNIAWSATSRGDFDRAEVALDRAATLFVDLKDVAGRSWVTGTEAFVRLLQGRLRQARALAAEFLPYAERLGDEWGGAAVRMVDAYAAAELGELAKADKEARVALRAFEQLDDAWGRSLALVVRGVVARDRCADPAALAGTATPIFVEAVRIAEQAAHPLTFGVARTLLGYCKLDAGDAVGAEADARVTLELITPLQVTEAAAVGPVVLLARARRAQGDLDEAISLLTDVAKAAASPSLVFPRRQALAHYAAMLVDAGRSDEALSWAQRARDVPAEDVRSRVVAARALAKALAATGATQLACEAMEEACTLAYATEQVSERRATDGLAERLLCR; encoded by the coding sequence GTGACCGGGGTGAGATGTCCGGTGTGCGGGACCGTCGCGGTCCCCGGCGCGCACTTCTGTCACGCCTGCGGCGCGGCTCTGCCGGCCGCCACCGTCGGCATCCCCACCGAGCGGCGGGTGGTGACGGTGCTGTTCGGCGACCTGTCCGAGTTCACCGCGTGGTCCGAGCAGCTCGACCCGGAGCGGGTCGGCGCGGTCACCGACCGCGTGATGGCCGCCTGCGCGCAGGCCGTGACGGCCTTCGGCGGCAACGTCGACAAGCTGGTCGGCGACGGCATCATGGCGGTCTTCGGCGCGCCGGTCGCACACGAGGACGATCCCGAGCGGGCGGTACGCGCGGCGCTCGCCATGCAGCGAGCCGTACGCCGGATGGTCGAGGACGAGGTCGGCGGTGGCCGCCGGCTCGGCCTGCGCGTCGGCCTGAACACCGGCGAGGTCGCGGCCGGCGTGCAGGCGGCGCTGTCATACACGGTCATCGGCGACACCGTCAACACCGCGGCGCGGCTGGCCGACGCGGCCGGTGTCGGCGGCGTGTACGCCGGCGTCGCGACCCAGCGCGCGACCCGTGACCGTGCCGCCTGGCGGCGGCTGCCGCCGTTGCGGCTCAAGGGAAAACGCGAGCCGGTCGAGGCGTACGAGCTGCTCAGCCTGCGCGATGCGCCAGGTGCGCGGCCGGGGCTCGGCGACGAGGCGCCGTTCATCGGCCGCGAGGCCGAGATGGGACGCCTCGCCGGCCGCTATCTGGAGGTCTCCGACCGCGAGTCGAGCCACCTGCTCGTGGTCACCGGCGACGCCGGCATCGGCAAGACGCGGCTCGGCACGGAGTTCGGCCGGTACGCGGAAAACACGCTGCACGGCTGCACGTTGCGGGTCCGCTGCGCCGCGTACGGTGACGGCCGGCTCGGTCCGCTGGTCCGGCTGGTCCGGCAGGCCTGTGGCGTGGAGCCGGACGACAGCCGCGCCGAGGTCGCCGATCGGGTGCGCCGCACGGTCGAGCGGCTGCGCACGCACACGGACGGCGCCGACCTGCAGGCCGCGCTCGAGCCGCTGCTGGAGCTGGTCGGTTCCGCGGAGACGCCGCCACGGTCAGGTGTCGTGCCGGGTGGCCGGCCGCCTGGCACCGAGGCGCGCGACATCGTGCCGGCCGCGGTCGCCAACCTGCTGCGCGCGATGTCGGAGGAGACCTGTCCGGTGGTGCTGATCATCGACGACGCGCACAACGCGCCGCCGGAGACGGCCACCGCGCTGGCCGACGTGATCACCAGGCTGCAGGGGTGCTCGGTGCTGACGCTGCTGCTCGGCCGTGCCGAGCTGGCGCGCGGCAGCGAGCTGCTCAGCCGCTTTCCGGACGCCGAGGTCACCACCCTGGCGCCGCTGTCCGGCGCCGCTTCCGCGCGGCTGCTCCGCGCGTATCTCGGTGGCGGCCAGCTGCCGGCGGCCGACCAGGAACGGCTGCTGGCGATGGCGCAGGGCAACCCGTTCTATCTGGCCGAGTTGGTCGCGCTGCTGGTCGAGCAGGGCGCGCTGACCGGCGGCAGCGCCGGCTGGCAGCTCAAGCCCGGCAGCCTGTCCGGCCGGCTGCTGTCGGTCGACCTGGCCGCCGTGCTGACCGCTCGCATCGACTCGTTGCCGGCCGGCGCTCGCGCGGTGCTGCGAGACGCGGCGGTGGTCGGCGAGCGCATCCCCGTACGCGCGTTGGCGGTGCTGCGGTCGGAGCAGGCGGTCGGCGTCCCGCTGCAGCTGGAGCGGCTGCCAAAGGACATCGCCGAGCTGGTCGCGCGGCGGATGCTGCGGCCGTCCAACCGCGGCGGCTACACGTTCGTCACCGCGTTCATGCGCCAGGCCGCGTACGCCGGTGTCGGCAAGACCGACCTGGCCGCCCGGCACGCGCACCTGGCCCGCTGGGCCGAGACGCTGGCGCCTGACGACCCGGAGCTGGCCGGCATCGAGCGCGACACGTTCGTCGCCCGGCACGCCGAGGAGGCGCTGAGCCTGGCCGACGCGATGCGGCTGGCGCCCGGCGCCGATCCGCGCGCGGTCGCCTCGATCGGCGTGGCGGCGCTGGGTCGGCTCGCCGCAGCGGCTTTCGCCGACTCGCAGCCGGCGCAGGCGGCCGGTTTCCTCGACCGCGCGGCCGCGTTGGCCAAGGACGAGCTGCCGGTGGAGCTGACGCTGGCGCGAGCGCGCGCATGGGTACGCACGGGCCGTTACGCCGAGGCGTTGGCGCTGGCCGAGCGGCTGCATCAGGACGTGTCGGCCAGCGACAAGGTCACCTCGGCCGGTTCACTGTTGATCATCGGTGAGGCCGAGCGGGCGCTCGGCCACTTCGAGGAGGCCGCGGCCGCGTGGCGGACCGTCGCGCAGCAGGCGGAGCTGCCGGAGTACGAGACCGAGGCGCTGCGCCGGCTGGGCATGCTCGACTATCTGACCGGGCGGCTCGCCGACGCCGACGAGCGATTCCTGCAGTCCTATCAGCTGTCACTGGCCCAGCACGACCGTCCCGGTCAGGGCTGGGCGCTGCAGAACATCGCCTGGTCGGCGACCTCACGCGGCGATTTCGACCGCGCCGAGGTGGCACTGGATCGCGCCGCGACGCTTTTCGTTGACCTGAAAGACGTCGCCGGTCGGTCGTGGGTCACCGGCACCGAGGCTTTCGTACGGCTCCTGCAGGGCCGGCTGCGCCAAGCGCGAGCGCTCGCCGCCGAGTTTCTGCCGTACGCAGAGCGGCTCGGCGACGAGTGGGGTGGCGCGGCGGTGCGGATGGTCGACGCGTACGCGGCGGCCGAGCTCGGCGAGCTGGCCAAGGCCGACAAGGAGGCCCGGGTCGCGCTGCGTGCCTTCGAGCAGCTGGACGATGCCTGGGGTCGGTCGCTGGCGCTGGTCGTACGCGGCGTCGTCGCACGCGATCGGTGCGCCGATCCGGCCGCTCTGGCCGGCACGGCCACGCCGATTTTCGTCGAGGCCGTACGGATTGCCGAGCAGGCGGCGCATCCGCTGACCTTCGGCGTCGCGCGTACGCTGCTCGGCTATTGCAAGCTCGACGCCGGCGACGCGGTCGGTGCCGAGGCGGACGCGCGCGTGACCTTGGAGCTGATCACACCGCTGCAGGTCACCGAGGCCGCCGCGGTCGGTCCGGTCGTGTTGCTGGCTCGTGCGCGGCGCGCGCAGGGCGATCTGGACGAGGCGATCAGCCTGCTCACCGATGTCGCGAAGGCCGCCGCCAGTCCGTCGCTGGTGTTTCCGCGCCGCCAGGCCTTGGCGCATTACGCGGCGATGCTGGTCGATGCCGGTCGCTCCGACGAGGCGTTGTCATGGGCCCAGCGCGCGCGTGACGTGCCAGCCGAGGACGTACGCAGCCGAGTCGTCGCCGCACGTGCTTTGGCGAAGGCGTTGGCCGCGACCGGTGCCACACAGCTGGCGTGCGAGGCGATGGAAGAGGCCTGCACGCTGGCGTACGCGACCGAGCAGGTCAGCGAGCGCCGCGCCACCGACGGCCTGGCCGAGCGGCTGCTCTGCCGCTAA
- a CDS encoding alpha/beta fold hydrolase, giving the protein MYRVEDLVYERRGTGTPLVLLHGIGHRWQAWKPVLDLLAEQHDVWAIDLPGFGKSAPPDPDRPYNMLAAVDTFLEIADQLGLSKPHLAGNSLGGALGLEVASRGCAASMTALSPAGFFGPAGRVWAIGVLSNMRRSAMSSRSRDMLVGNPRLRLAGASLLYGRPSTLDIEEMRGDLESMAHAPAFDAVASAGRNYRFAAPPPTVPTTVAWGTRDRILWPRQAKVAARALPDARHVPLPGCGHVPMQDDPGLVARTILATCRRADLAVRT; this is encoded by the coding sequence ATGTATCGCGTGGAGGACCTGGTCTACGAGCGGCGCGGCACCGGCACGCCTTTGGTGCTGTTGCACGGCATCGGACATCGTTGGCAGGCCTGGAAACCCGTGCTCGACCTGCTGGCCGAGCAGCACGACGTGTGGGCGATCGACCTGCCGGGCTTTGGAAAGTCGGCGCCGCCGGACCCGGACCGGCCGTACAACATGCTCGCGGCGGTCGACACTTTTCTTGAGATCGCTGACCAACTTGGCTTGTCGAAGCCGCATCTGGCCGGCAACTCGCTCGGCGGCGCGCTTGGCCTCGAGGTCGCCTCGCGCGGTTGTGCCGCGTCGATGACCGCGCTATCGCCGGCCGGTTTCTTCGGCCCGGCCGGTCGGGTGTGGGCCATCGGTGTGCTGTCCAACATGCGTCGCTCGGCGATGTCGTCGCGCAGCCGGGACATGCTGGTCGGCAATCCGCGGCTGCGGCTGGCCGGCGCCAGCCTGCTGTACGGCCGTCCGTCCACTTTGGACATCGAAGAGATGCGCGGCGACCTCGAGTCGATGGCGCACGCGCCGGCCTTCGACGCGGTCGCCTCGGCCGGCCGCAACTATCGCTTCGCCGCGCCGCCGCCGACCGTACCGACGACCGTCGCCTGGGGGACTCGTGACCGGATCCTGTGGCCACGACAGGCAAAAGTCGCCGCCCGCGCGCTGCCGGACGCGCGACACGTACCGCTGCCCGGCTGCGGTCACGTGCCGATGCAGGACGACCCCGGCCTGGTCGCGCGTACCATCCTCGCCACCTGCCGCCGCGCCGACCTGGCCGTGCGTACGTAA
- a CDS encoding ABC transporter ATP-binding protein: MTVLEARGLVMDFGRFRAVDDVSFALQPGKMTALVGQSGSGKSTVAQLLAGLQTPTAGEILLDGTPARVRRRRDFRRYTGDVQMVLQDPFASLNPAHTVRYHLTRALRNHGFSPDGEVERLLETVRLAAKLANRFPHELSGGERQRVSLARALAARPRVLLADEPVSMLDVTIRLGVLTLIDQLREENNLAVLYITHDLATARQFTSELMVMHKGKIVERGDSSSVIDKPQHPYTRDLLAAIPHPSRR, translated from the coding sequence ATGACCGTACTCGAAGCGCGTGGCCTGGTCATGGACTTCGGCCGGTTCCGAGCCGTCGATGACGTAAGTTTCGCGTTGCAGCCTGGGAAAATGACCGCGTTGGTCGGTCAGAGCGGCAGCGGAAAGAGCACGGTCGCGCAGTTGCTGGCCGGTCTGCAGACTCCGACCGCCGGCGAGATCCTGCTGGACGGCACGCCCGCGCGCGTACGCCGGCGGCGCGACTTTCGGCGCTACACCGGCGATGTGCAGATGGTGCTGCAGGACCCGTTTGCCTCGTTGAACCCTGCGCACACAGTGCGCTATCACCTGACCCGCGCGTTGCGTAACCACGGATTCTCACCGGACGGTGAGGTCGAGCGGTTGCTGGAAACCGTACGCCTGGCGGCAAAACTCGCGAACCGATTTCCCCATGAACTCTCCGGCGGCGAGCGCCAACGCGTCTCACTGGCCCGCGCTCTGGCTGCGCGTCCGCGCGTTTTGCTTGCTGACGAACCGGTGTCGATGCTGGACGTGACGATCCGGCTCGGCGTACTGACGCTGATCGACCAGCTGCGCGAGGAAAACAACCTCGCGGTGCTCTACATCACCCACGACCTGGCGACCGCGCGACAGTTCACCAGCGAGCTGATGGTCATGCACAAAGGCAAAATCGTCGAACGCGGCGACAGCTCCTCGGTGATCGACAAGCCTCAGCACCCCTACACCCGCGACCTCCTCGCCGCCATCCCGCACCCCTCACGAAGGTGA
- a CDS encoding ABC transporter permease → MRFVARRLGLYLVIAWAAITINFLIPRLMPGDPVDLLVDRLKGNVDPAAIASLREAFGLSDADLFTQYVDYLGHLFRGDLGRSISFYPTAVSDVIATTLPWTLGLIGVCTVISFVLGTSAGIVAAWRRGGWTDLLVPSTTFLHSIPYFWMALLLVFVFGVLLGWLPISGAYDTELAPSLSGEFLGNVAYHALLPAITIVVSSIAGWLLGMRNMMITTLGEDYVTLAQAKGLSRLRVMTMYAARNAILPSFTGFALSLGFVVGGSMLTEVIFSYPGVGYTLYQAVQNEDFPLMQGLFLVISLSVLAANLLADLGYVLLDPRIRIGGAT, encoded by the coding sequence ATGAGGTTCGTCGCGCGGCGGCTCGGGCTCTATCTGGTGATCGCCTGGGCCGCCATCACGATCAACTTCCTGATTCCCCGGCTGATGCCCGGCGATCCGGTCGATCTGCTGGTCGACCGGCTCAAAGGCAACGTGGACCCGGCCGCCATCGCCTCGCTGCGCGAGGCCTTCGGCCTGAGCGATGCCGACCTTTTCACGCAATACGTCGACTATCTCGGCCACCTGTTCCGCGGCGACCTCGGCCGGTCGATCAGCTTCTATCCGACCGCGGTCTCCGACGTCATCGCCACCACGCTGCCGTGGACGCTCGGCCTGATCGGCGTCTGCACGGTCATCAGCTTCGTCCTGGGCACCTCCGCCGGCATCGTCGCCGCATGGCGGCGCGGCGGCTGGACCGACCTGCTCGTGCCGTCGACGACTTTTCTCCACTCCATCCCGTATTTCTGGATGGCGCTGCTGCTGGTTTTCGTTTTCGGTGTCCTGCTTGGCTGGCTGCCGATCAGCGGCGCGTACGACACCGAGCTCGCGCCGAGTCTCAGCGGTGAGTTTCTCGGAAACGTGGCCTATCACGCGCTGCTGCCGGCGATCACGATCGTCGTCAGCTCGATCGCCGGCTGGCTGCTCGGGATGCGTAACATGATGATCACCACGCTCGGCGAGGACTATGTGACATTGGCGCAGGCCAAGGGATTGTCGCGGCTGCGGGTGATGACGATGTACGCAGCGCGCAACGCGATCCTACCGAGCTTCACCGGTTTCGCGCTGTCACTGGGGTTCGTGGTCGGTGGCTCGATGCTGACCGAGGTCATCTTCTCGTATCCGGGTGTCGGCTACACGCTCTACCAGGCCGTCCAGAACGAGGACTTTCCGTTGATGCAGGGGCTGTTCCTGGTCATCTCGCTGTCCGTACTGGCCGCCAACCTGCTCGCCGACCTCGGCTACGTACTGCTCGACCCACGTATCCGGATCGGCGGCGCGACGTGA
- the dhaL gene encoding dihydroxyacetone kinase subunit DhaL, producing the protein MDVNAAEGWIRAIAASVGEQADELTRLDAAIGDADHGTNLRRGFTAVLEMLDDLEPKAVGEVFSAIGRTLISKVGGASGPLYGSAFRAIGAALPEPSADDQQLLAALQAGLAAITRLGKASPGDKTIVDAYAPAVAAFERERSWSAAADAAEEGARATISLQARKGRASYLGERSIGHQDPGATSTALIFRALATTLQPPRKSPS; encoded by the coding sequence GTGGATGTCAACGCGGCGGAGGGGTGGATCCGGGCCATCGCGGCGAGCGTCGGCGAGCAAGCGGACGAGCTGACCCGGCTGGACGCGGCGATCGGCGACGCCGACCACGGCACCAACCTGCGGCGAGGATTCACTGCCGTGCTGGAGATGCTCGACGACCTGGAGCCAAAGGCCGTCGGCGAGGTGTTCAGTGCGATCGGCCGTACGTTGATCAGCAAGGTCGGTGGCGCGTCGGGACCGTTGTACGGCAGTGCGTTCCGCGCCATCGGCGCGGCGCTGCCGGAGCCGTCCGCCGACGACCAGCAGCTGCTCGCCGCACTCCAAGCTGGCCTGGCCGCGATCACCCGGCTTGGCAAGGCTTCGCCAGGCGACAAGACGATCGTCGACGCGTACGCACCGGCCGTCGCCGCCTTCGAACGTGAGCGGTCGTGGTCGGCAGCCGCCGACGCGGCCGAAGAGGGCGCGCGAGCCACGATCTCGCTGCAGGCAAGGAAAGGCCGCGCGTCGTACCTCGGCGAGCGCAGCATCGGCCACCAGGACCCCGGCGCCACCTCGACCGCACTGATCTTCCGCGCACTGGCCACCACCCTCCAACCACCACGAAAGTCACCTTCGTGA
- a CDS encoding DUF4873 domain-containing protein, with amino-acid sequence MTEHEHDEEGYTGPATLVSSDAELAVQVELRGYFQPIDGRYHWYGRVAADPAVTELAGNGRKQVVVRTPGGEAVGTLSDVDPWGRFRVTGTSRPPFAVETAPADA; translated from the coding sequence ATGACCGAGCACGAGCACGACGAAGAGGGCTACACCGGGCCCGCCACGCTCGTTTCCAGCGACGCCGAGCTGGCCGTCCAGGTCGAGCTGCGCGGCTACTTCCAGCCGATCGACGGCCGATATCACTGGTACGGCCGGGTCGCCGCGGACCCGGCGGTGACCGAGCTGGCCGGCAACGGACGCAAGCAGGTGGTGGTGCGTACGCCGGGCGGCGAGGCGGTCGGCACGCTGTCCGACGTGGACCCGTGGGGCCGCTTCCGCGTCACCGGCACGAGCCGCCCACCCTTCGCCGTCGAGACCGCACCGGCCGACGCATAA